The following coding sequences are from one Lipingzhangella halophila window:
- a CDS encoding aromatic ring-hydroxylating oxygenase subunit alpha: protein MSTTDGAGTYGAPPPRPTAAEVFTDERTYRSSRVPVDFATTLIPAAYTSQEFFDIERERVFATSWIAVGTTCQVETPGQVILADVAGRSLIVTRNNQGELRAFHNFCRHRATKLLDGVCTVGRTRRIRCPYHSWTYDLDGNCLGTPLFEGSDIPEDQQGVFDMSDVKGFDKADYGLLPVRVDSWGFLVFVNLDPQAAPLSHQLGDLPERLAEHQLPQWRARRRQRYDVAANYKLIGENFMEYYHLPWVHPELIKVSRLADHYRWQGPGMYTGMCTSPISRDTEAGGWGGLPPMEGLSAENANAGRFVWLFPNTALVVLPNHAFALFSRPEGPGRTVEEAVIVTHPDSVRGDDADEGLDQLEHFWDLVNRQDLEIVERVQQGIANPAYPGGRMCYRFEEPLHRFQNMIIDRMIGIDRVPAGDEETMTPMFVTGHE from the coding sequence ATGAGCACCACCGACGGCGCCGGCACCTACGGCGCGCCGCCCCCGCGGCCGACCGCCGCAGAGGTCTTCACCGACGAACGGACATACCGGAGCTCACGGGTTCCGGTGGACTTCGCCACCACCCTCATCCCCGCGGCCTACACGTCTCAGGAGTTCTTCGACATCGAGCGCGAGCGGGTCTTCGCCACCAGCTGGATCGCCGTTGGCACCACCTGCCAGGTCGAGACGCCCGGCCAGGTGATCCTCGCTGACGTGGCCGGACGTTCGCTCATCGTTACCCGCAACAACCAGGGCGAACTGCGCGCGTTCCACAATTTCTGCCGTCACCGGGCCACCAAGCTGCTCGACGGCGTCTGCACCGTTGGGCGGACCAGGAGAATCCGCTGCCCGTACCACAGCTGGACCTACGATCTGGACGGCAACTGCCTGGGCACACCACTGTTCGAAGGCTCGGACATCCCGGAGGACCAGCAGGGCGTGTTCGACATGTCGGATGTCAAGGGCTTCGACAAGGCCGACTACGGGCTGCTCCCGGTGCGCGTGGACTCCTGGGGCTTCCTCGTCTTCGTCAACCTCGACCCGCAGGCCGCACCGCTGAGCCACCAGCTCGGCGATCTACCCGAGCGGCTGGCCGAGCACCAGCTCCCCCAGTGGCGTGCCAGGCGCAGACAGCGCTACGACGTGGCAGCCAACTACAAGCTCATCGGCGAGAACTTCATGGAGTACTACCACCTGCCGTGGGTGCATCCGGAACTCATCAAGGTGTCCCGCCTCGCGGACCACTACCGCTGGCAGGGCCCCGGAATGTACACCGGAATGTGCACCTCCCCGATATCCCGCGACACTGAGGCGGGAGGGTGGGGAGGGCTGCCCCCGATGGAAGGGCTCAGTGCGGAGAACGCCAACGCGGGCCGCTTCGTCTGGCTGTTCCCGAACACCGCGCTCGTCGTCCTGCCCAACCACGCCTTCGCCCTGTTCAGCCGCCCTGAAGGACCCGGCCGCACCGTCGAGGAGGCGGTCATCGTCACCCATCCCGACTCCGTGCGCGGCGATGACGCGGACGAAGGACTGGACCAGCTCGAACACTTCTGGGACCTGGTGAACCGGCAGGACCTGGAGATTGTCGAACGCGTCCAGCAAGGCATCGCGAACCCGGCCTACCCGGGCGGCCGCATGTGCTACCGCTTCGAGGAGCCGCTGCACCGCTTCCAGAACATGATCATCGACCGGATGATCGGCATCGACCGTGTACCCGCGGGCGACGAGGAGACGATGACACCGATGTTCGTGACCGGCCATGAGTGA
- the solA gene encoding N-methyl-L-tryptophan oxidase: MKHFPAIVIGCGGLGSAALYRLSRRLGPGVLGIEQFRLGHERGASQDHSRIIRLAQHQRPYAELAHAAYTSWREVEEAAGQQLVTTTGGLVIEDSEQRKGRDTGTRNIEGYVQLFAEFGVDYELLEPAEVMQRWPQFRLTGGERALYQRDSGIVDARKANAVHAALARGHGAHIAENTPVRSVRPTPAGVEVHTDDETYLADRVVVAGDAWTNRLLAGCGVQLPLTVTQEQVTYYATANLREFAPENFPVFMWHGEHNFYGFPVYGEVATKLGQHMGGHEVTADTRTFEPDPQRRERYLAFLHQHIPGFVGPELYTKTCLYTIPPDQNFVLDALPSDPRVVVAVGAGHAYKFAALIGTSLAELALDGVSSYPIDAFSLTRPALTDRTFEKALHV; encoded by the coding sequence ATGAAGCACTTTCCAGCGATCGTCATCGGCTGCGGTGGCCTCGGCTCCGCAGCGTTGTACCGGCTCTCGCGCAGACTCGGCCCCGGAGTGCTCGGCATCGAGCAGTTCCGGCTCGGTCACGAGCGCGGCGCCTCCCAGGACCACTCCCGCATCATCCGGCTCGCCCAGCATCAGCGCCCGTACGCGGAACTGGCACACGCCGCCTACACCTCGTGGCGCGAGGTCGAGGAGGCCGCTGGGCAGCAGCTCGTCACCACCACCGGTGGGCTGGTAATCGAGGACTCGGAACAACGCAAGGGCAGGGACACCGGCACCCGCAACATCGAGGGCTACGTGCAGCTCTTCGCGGAGTTCGGTGTCGACTACGAGCTCCTGGAGCCCGCGGAGGTCATGCAGCGCTGGCCGCAGTTCCGGCTCACCGGCGGCGAACGCGCCCTGTACCAGCGGGACTCCGGCATCGTGGACGCGCGGAAGGCCAACGCCGTTCACGCGGCACTCGCCCGCGGCCACGGCGCCCATATCGCCGAGAACACCCCGGTCCGGTCCGTACGCCCGACGCCCGCCGGAGTCGAGGTGCACACCGACGACGAGACCTACCTGGCCGATCGGGTGGTGGTGGCCGGCGACGCTTGGACCAACCGGTTGCTCGCCGGCTGCGGGGTCCAGCTGCCGCTGACGGTCACCCAGGAGCAGGTGACCTACTACGCCACGGCCAACCTGCGGGAGTTCGCCCCGGAGAACTTCCCGGTCTTCATGTGGCACGGCGAGCACAACTTCTACGGCTTCCCCGTCTACGGCGAGGTAGCGACCAAGCTGGGCCAGCACATGGGCGGCCACGAGGTCACCGCCGACACCAGGACCTTCGAACCCGACCCGCAGCGCCGCGAGCGGTACCTGGCCTTCCTGCATCAGCACATCCCCGGATTCGTCGGGCCGGAGCTCTATACGAAGACCTGCCTCTACACCATCCCGCCTGATCAGAACTTCGTACTCGACGCCCTCCCCAGCGACCCGAGGGTCGTGGTCGCGGTCGGGGCGGGCCACGCCTACAAATTCGCCGCGCTGATCGGCACGAGCCTCGCGGAACTCGCCCTCGACGGCGTCTCCTCGTACCCCATCGACGCGTTCTCCCTCACCCGTCCGGCCCTCACCGACCGGACGTTCGAGAAGGCACTCCACGTTTGA
- a CDS encoding class I SAM-dependent methyltransferase — MREHQDETRAAYDGVVELYASMFADRLQTQPFSRNMISTFAELVRGTGNPRAADVGCGPGHLTAMLHDLGLDAFGLDLSPAMVDHARRAHPALRFDEARMEALPVEDGALGGVLAHYSMIHTPPGELPALLAEQVRVLAPEGLLLVSFFATEGPEPVRFDHKVSPAYSWPVDRFAELLAGAGLVTFARLLHDPASERGFLDAHLLGCR; from the coding sequence GTGAGGGAGCACCAGGACGAGACCAGGGCGGCCTATGACGGGGTCGTCGAGCTGTATGCGTCGATGTTCGCTGATCGGCTGCAGACGCAGCCTTTTTCGCGGAACATGATCAGCACCTTCGCCGAGCTGGTGCGCGGGACGGGGAACCCGCGGGCAGCCGACGTCGGGTGCGGGCCTGGACATCTGACGGCCATGCTGCACGACCTGGGGCTGGACGCCTTCGGGCTCGACCTCTCCCCAGCCATGGTCGACCACGCCCGTCGGGCCCATCCGGCGCTGCGGTTTGACGAGGCGCGGATGGAGGCCCTGCCGGTCGAGGACGGCGCGCTCGGCGGCGTGCTGGCCCACTACTCGATGATCCATACCCCGCCTGGGGAATTGCCCGCGCTGCTCGCCGAGCAGGTACGTGTCCTGGCACCAGAGGGCCTGCTCCTGGTCTCGTTCTTCGCGACCGAGGGACCGGAGCCGGTCCGCTTCGACCACAAGGTGTCGCCCGCCTATAGCTGGCCGGTGGACCGGTTCGCCGAGTTGCTGGCCGGGGCCGGGCTCGTCACGTTCGCCCGGCTGCTCCACGATCCGGCCTCCGAGCGGGGCTTCCTCGACGCCCACTTGCTGGGCTGCCGGTAG
- a CDS encoding SDR family oxidoreductase: MDRVNDTRIALVTGANKGIGFAIAQGLGAIGFTVAVGAREEARREKAVERLRAADVDAFGVAIDVTSDDSVAAAAATMERTAGRLDVLVNNAGIGGQTDGGAQDPTTLDLDVVRTVLETNVFGVVRVTNAMLPLLHRAGSPRIVNMSSNMGSLTLQTGPILAAYAPSKSMLNSVTAQYARRLADTNVIVNAGCPGYVATDFTGFNAPRTPEQGAAIAIRLATLPDDGPRGGFFDDEGVVPW, translated from the coding sequence ATGGATCGCGTGAACGACACGAGAATCGCGCTGGTTACCGGCGCGAACAAAGGAATCGGTTTCGCTATCGCACAGGGCCTTGGGGCGATCGGCTTCACGGTCGCGGTGGGAGCGCGTGAGGAGGCCAGGCGCGAGAAGGCCGTCGAGCGTCTGCGTGCCGCAGACGTCGACGCGTTCGGGGTCGCCATCGACGTCACCTCCGACGACAGCGTCGCCGCGGCAGCGGCGACCATGGAGCGGACGGCAGGACGGCTCGACGTGCTCGTCAACAACGCGGGCATTGGCGGCCAAACCGACGGTGGCGCGCAAGATCCGACGACGCTCGACCTTGACGTCGTCCGCACCGTCCTCGAAACGAACGTGTTCGGGGTCGTCCGGGTGACGAACGCGATGCTCCCGCTGCTCCACCGCGCAGGCTCGCCGCGCATCGTCAACATGTCGAGCAACATGGGCTCACTGACACTGCAGACCGGCCCGATCCTGGCCGCGTACGCACCGTCGAAGTCGATGCTCAACAGCGTCACGGCGCAGTACGCCCGCCGACTCGCCGACACGAACGTCATCGTGAACGCCGGCTGTCCCGGCTACGTCGCGACCGACTTCACCGGCTTCAACGCGCCGCGGACGCCCGAGCAGGGTGCCGCGATCGCGATCCGGCTCGCCACCCTGCCGGATGACGGGCCGCGCGGCGGCTTCTTCGACGACGAGGGGGTCGTCCCCTGGTAA
- a CDS encoding LysR family transcriptional regulator, whose product MDDLETRELRYFVAVAEELHFGRAAGRLGMEQPPLSRAIRRLEQRLGVQLFDRDRRGVALTDAGMVLLREARAALDGVAAAARRTRRAGDAKQSLVLATKAGASHELLRRLLDALASDPGAAPVEVLLCEVGEQAGLLRGGQADVALMHRPFDDLAGFDTENLCVEGQVAILPAGHPLASRDQLTLAEVQNVPDLPIARWPRLDGSYPDGPGPEVRTQSQLAQLVALGKTLLVIPASSRAWQWPEHVAVPVVDAPKVTTVIAWPPTSRSQAIASLVRSAARLRDTALPAPAD is encoded by the coding sequence GTGGACGATCTCGAAACCCGCGAGCTCCGCTACTTCGTCGCCGTCGCCGAGGAACTGCACTTCGGTCGCGCTGCCGGTCGGCTCGGGATGGAACAACCGCCGCTTTCACGTGCGATCCGCCGACTTGAGCAGCGGCTCGGCGTCCAGCTCTTCGACCGGGACCGCCGTGGCGTGGCGCTCACGGATGCCGGCATGGTGCTACTTCGGGAGGCCAGAGCGGCCCTCGATGGGGTCGCGGCCGCTGCGCGCCGGACGCGGCGTGCCGGGGACGCGAAGCAGTCGCTGGTGCTCGCGACAAAGGCCGGGGCGTCCCACGAACTGCTGCGACGGCTCCTCGACGCGCTTGCGAGCGATCCCGGTGCGGCACCGGTCGAGGTGCTCCTGTGCGAGGTCGGCGAGCAGGCAGGGCTGCTTCGCGGCGGGCAAGCCGACGTGGCACTCATGCATCGCCCGTTTGACGACCTCGCCGGGTTCGACACCGAGAACCTCTGCGTCGAAGGCCAGGTCGCGATCCTTCCCGCGGGCCATCCGCTCGCGTCACGCGATCAGCTCACGCTGGCGGAGGTCCAGAACGTGCCGGACCTTCCGATCGCTCGATGGCCCCGGCTCGACGGGTCCTACCCGGACGGGCCCGGACCGGAGGTGCGCACCCAGTCGCAGCTCGCTCAGCTCGTGGCGCTCGGCAAAACGCTGCTCGTCATCCCCGCCTCCAGCCGTGCCTGGCAGTGGCCAGAACACGTGGCGGTGCCCGTCGTCGACGCGCCGAAAGTCACCACGGTGATCGCCTGGCCGCCAACCAGCCGCTCCCAGGCGATCGCATCACTCGTCCGTTCAGCGGCCAGGCTCCGCGACACCGCGCTTCCTGCGCCCGCGGATTGA
- a CDS encoding sulfatase family protein, with protein MPHNMPDAIRSRADFEHLTNGFDGAIMYWDHHLGQLLAELAELGIADDTAIIVSADHGESFGENGSYAEHGLANEPTHRLPLVIYWPGVTDDLPEGARRCDSLLYNIDLAPTLCDLLGLPVPDGWQGESFAAAIRGETIGSREYLVFGHGAHTYQRAVRTRDHLYMRTYHPGAFRAEWEQLFDVTADPHLTRDLLHEKPDLAARMRSHLSEWWHRHAGSPGALPDPMLTTLQTGPTYYNDPARYAQHLRDTGRAHLADDLVKRLAATTPTTPVSWHAPDEAWPQERYVRLARRFGGSG; from the coding sequence GTGCCGCACAACATGCCGGACGCGATCAGAAGCCGGGCCGACTTCGAGCACCTGACCAATGGCTTCGACGGTGCGATCATGTACTGGGACCACCATCTCGGCCAGCTGCTGGCGGAACTGGCAGAGCTGGGGATCGCCGACGACACCGCCATCATTGTCAGCGCGGACCATGGCGAGTCCTTCGGGGAGAACGGTTCGTACGCCGAGCACGGCCTGGCCAACGAGCCCACACACCGGCTGCCGCTGGTGATCTACTGGCCCGGCGTCACGGATGACCTGCCGGAGGGGGCGCGGCGCTGTGACAGCCTGCTGTACAACATCGACCTCGCGCCAACTCTGTGTGACCTTCTCGGCCTACCGGTCCCCGACGGCTGGCAAGGGGAGTCGTTCGCTGCCGCAATCCGCGGCGAGACCATCGGCTCGCGTGAGTATCTGGTGTTCGGACATGGTGCACACACCTACCAGCGTGCGGTCCGCACCCGCGACCACCTCTACATGCGTACCTACCACCCCGGCGCCTTCCGGGCGGAGTGGGAGCAGCTCTTCGACGTCACGGCCGACCCGCACCTGACCCGCGACCTGCTGCACGAGAAACCGGACCTGGCTGCCCGGATGCGCAGTCATCTCAGCGAGTGGTGGCACCGGCACGCCGGGTCGCCCGGGGCGCTGCCGGACCCAATGCTGACGACACTGCAGACGGGGCCGACCTACTACAACGACCCGGCTCGCTACGCCCAGCACCTGCGGGACACCGGACGGGCACACCTGGCAGACGACCTCGTGAAGCGCCTTGCGGCCACCACACCGACGACACCGGTGTCCTGGCACGCGCCCGACGAGGCATGGCCACAGGAACGGTATGTGCGCCTGGCCCGCAGGTTTGGGGGGTCGGGCTGA
- a CDS encoding endonuclease/exonuclease/phosphatase family protein, with protein MSHSPSRRAVLGAGLATGVAAAAGVALSRSSDATEATPRGPVLIGHPENQRLHVMTFNIRTPVDGSPHTWEERRPRITRLLRRERPTVVGLQESMFHQGQDILAELDGYDWIHLLPEGISEVGATVVCYETARLRPVGYDHLWLSDTPRQIGSASWGNELVRMLTWVRFTDLHTEREFVVVNNNFDHQSKNSRERSAEMLVDLLPEFDVPVLVIGDFNAETDEQPYRTLVEDGDLHDSWPAADERLTKEYGTFNGWDPEPDTGARRIDWILTTPDVHVEKVGINTETDKGLPPSDHWAVQALLHLA; from the coding sequence ATGTCTCATTCCCCCAGCCGCCGCGCCGTGCTCGGTGCCGGGCTGGCGACCGGCGTGGCGGCCGCGGCGGGTGTGGCCCTCTCCCGTTCCTCGGACGCCACGGAGGCCACTCCCCGCGGCCCGGTCCTGATCGGTCACCCCGAGAACCAGCGGCTGCACGTGATGACCTTCAACATCCGCACCCCCGTCGACGGCTCCCCGCACACATGGGAGGAGCGCCGGCCCCGGATCACACGTCTGCTGCGTCGGGAACGGCCCACCGTGGTGGGCCTGCAGGAGTCAATGTTTCACCAAGGGCAGGACATCCTGGCCGAGCTGGACGGCTACGACTGGATCCACCTGCTCCCCGAAGGGATCAGCGAGGTCGGTGCCACCGTCGTGTGCTACGAGACCGCGCGGCTACGGCCGGTGGGCTACGACCATCTGTGGCTCTCCGACACCCCGCGGCAGATCGGCTCAGCGAGCTGGGGCAACGAGTTGGTCCGGATGCTCACCTGGGTGCGCTTCACCGACCTGCACACCGAGCGCGAGTTCGTCGTGGTCAACAACAACTTCGACCACCAGTCAAAGAACTCCCGCGAGCGCAGCGCCGAGATGCTCGTGGACCTACTACCGGAGTTCGACGTGCCGGTGCTCGTCATCGGCGATTTCAATGCCGAGACCGACGAGCAGCCGTACCGGACCCTTGTCGAGGACGGCGACCTACACGACTCCTGGCCCGCCGCCGACGAGCGGCTGACCAAGGAGTACGGCACCTTCAACGGCTGGGACCCCGAGCCGGACACCGGCGCCCGACGCATCGACTGGATCCTGACCACCCCCGACGTCCACGTGGAGAAGGTCGGGATCAACACCGAGACCGACAAGGGCCTACCGCCCTCGGACCACTGGGCGGTGCAGGCGCTGCTACACCTGGCCTGA
- a CDS encoding DUF6368 family protein: MGPTTTLLLRQEWDHHVADSLETWRDRFWYRVGDTPPHEWTLRDPEALGLPLETYGRACIIEGQPWDESCDVFLDENGLLADLLGHHPASVVSLAMMSNGEPDHRVLAASAVSLARYFDALVHLGGKLDIAEGGDSRVRENARHLPGAVYQCPRETPRGRLTLTHILDADALAAWMAHPRFHMVK; the protein is encoded by the coding sequence ATGGGACCCACGACGACGCTGCTGCTGCGCCAAGAGTGGGATCATCACGTGGCCGACTCGCTGGAGACGTGGCGGGACCGATTCTGGTACCGCGTCGGCGACACACCACCCCACGAGTGGACCCTGCGCGACCCGGAGGCACTTGGTCTGCCCCTCGAAACGTACGGGCGTGCCTGCATCATCGAGGGGCAGCCGTGGGATGAGTCGTGCGACGTCTTCCTGGACGAGAACGGGCTGCTGGCCGATCTCCTCGGCCACCACCCGGCAAGCGTCGTCTCGCTAGCCATGATGAGCAACGGCGAACCCGACCACCGCGTCCTCGCGGCGTCGGCGGTCTCGCTGGCGCGGTACTTCGACGCGCTCGTTCACCTCGGAGGCAAGCTCGACATCGCGGAAGGCGGCGACTCCCGTGTCCGGGAGAACGCCCGGCACCTGCCCGGTGCGGTCTACCAGTGTCCCCGTGAGACGCCTCGCGGGCGGCTGACCCTCACCCACATTCTGGACGCCGACGCTCTCGCCGCCTGGATGGCTCATCCGCGCTTCCACATGGTCAAGTGA
- a CDS encoding tyrosine-type recombinase/integrase, whose product MGEWTPRELRHSFVSLMSDSGVRLEDIARLVGHSGTSVTETVYRKQIRPVITGGAEAMDGIFG is encoded by the coding sequence ATGGGGGAGTGGACGCCGCGGGAGCTGCGGCACAGCTTCGTCTCCCTGATGTCGGACTCCGGTGTGCGGCTGGAGGACATCGCCCGACTGGTGGGCCACAGCGGAACGTCGGTCACCGAGACGGTCTACCGCAAGCAGATCCGGCCAGTTATCACCGGCGGCGCCGAAGCCATGGATGGCATCTTCGGCTAG
- a CDS encoding HNH endonuclease — MGIKDLTDRSAVLNALARYDDQGRDAFLGEAEFGAAKRYFLQHNGKLYEAKAIAGAAYRIQFPDREHLEFSGGKEHANAALEAMGFTVVDRETSTLEEEFAWRIAVWEHLKATHDDLRKVEPTALRAFGAYGGAQGVWVDTQRTSKFHGEGVTVGILHPGVDYPDEVSDEGVFYHYPVTKRPAQRDRSEVAATQAAGTLQLPIFVITKPTPSSTVRAVQLGWVSGWDDDSKQFLIDYGDHPPDELITEDQSDEEPFVPVVSQRTKKHRAVMERSDQNRFKLKVLKRYGSRCPLSGVTVPQMIEAAHLIPHAKNGTSDPRNGLPLNVALHRAFDANLFAIDPETLDVVVARDGPSIADLGIITPHLHDLAQRPHRKALEWRYNEWKRRAAPPEE, encoded by the coding sequence ATGGGCATTAAGGACCTAACGGACCGCTCCGCCGTACTGAACGCTCTCGCACGCTACGACGATCAGGGGCGAGACGCCTTCCTTGGCGAAGCCGAGTTCGGAGCAGCCAAGCGCTACTTCCTGCAGCACAACGGGAAACTTTACGAGGCCAAGGCGATCGCCGGCGCCGCCTACCGGATTCAGTTCCCGGACCGAGAGCACCTGGAGTTCAGCGGGGGCAAGGAGCACGCCAACGCCGCGCTTGAAGCGATGGGGTTCACGGTGGTGGACCGTGAAACGTCCACGCTAGAAGAGGAGTTTGCTTGGCGAATCGCCGTCTGGGAACACCTTAAAGCCACGCATGATGACCTCAGGAAGGTTGAGCCAACGGCTCTGCGCGCATTCGGTGCTTACGGCGGAGCCCAAGGCGTTTGGGTCGACACTCAGCGCACGTCTAAGTTCCACGGTGAGGGGGTAACCGTCGGAATCCTCCACCCAGGAGTCGACTATCCAGATGAAGTCTCTGATGAGGGCGTCTTCTACCACTACCCAGTGACGAAGCGTCCTGCTCAACGGGATCGTAGCGAGGTCGCTGCTACTCAGGCCGCCGGAACGCTGCAGCTCCCCATATTCGTCATTACAAAGCCAACCCCAAGTTCGACCGTACGCGCCGTGCAGCTCGGCTGGGTGAGCGGCTGGGACGACGACAGCAAGCAATTCCTTATCGACTACGGCGATCACCCACCAGATGAGCTCATCACTGAAGATCAGTCGGACGAGGAACCTTTCGTGCCCGTGGTTTCACAGCGCACCAAGAAGCACCGTGCTGTGATGGAACGATCCGACCAGAACCGTTTCAAGCTCAAGGTCCTGAAACGCTATGGTTCAAGGTGCCCCCTCTCGGGGGTCACAGTGCCGCAGATGATCGAAGCAGCGCACCTCATCCCGCACGCAAAGAACGGCACTTCCGATCCGCGCAATGGGTTACCCCTCAACGTAGCTTTGCACCGGGCCTTCGACGCAAACCTGTTCGCCATCGATCCGGAGACGCTGGACGTGGTCGTCGCCCGCGATGGCCCATCGATCGCCGACCTAGGCATCATTACACCTCATCTGCACGACTTGGCTCAGCGCCCGCACAGAAAAGCACTGGAATGGCGCTACAACGAATGGAAGCGCCGTGCCGCGCCACCTGAGGAATAG
- a CDS encoding ketopantoate reductase family protein, protein MKLLVYGAGVCGSLFAARMHEAGHDVSLLARGERLTALRRNGVQLAEEDGPAVKRVPVPVVEHPDSGYDLITVFIRTHQVDAVLESLAGVQGDVLFLLNWAAGPEALSAVIGHERLLLGFPTTGGTMDGDVVRYRKSNVITRRVAVPIGEPDGRTTPRLERIVEMFRTAGFNAKAEPQMDAWLRTHAAFEVPLGQAVHAAGGPVVLADDPDAVRGMLHLMRQNLAAMETPPVPRAFAALRALPQGLLVAVFRRFLKSPTAVHSGLDAPSPAAAAELRRLAEQLRAPAGGR, encoded by the coding sequence ATGAAGCTGCTCGTGTACGGCGCCGGGGTTTGCGGCAGCCTGTTCGCCGCCCGCATGCATGAGGCCGGCCACGACGTCTCGCTCCTCGCCCGGGGCGAGCGTCTGACCGCCCTGCGCCGAAACGGCGTGCAGCTCGCCGAGGAAGACGGCCCAGCTGTCAAGCGGGTGCCGGTACCGGTGGTCGAGCACCCGGACAGCGGGTACGACCTGATCACCGTCTTCATCCGCACCCACCAGGTGGATGCGGTGCTGGAATCACTCGCCGGTGTCCAAGGTGACGTGCTGTTCCTGCTCAACTGGGCAGCCGGCCCGGAGGCGCTGAGTGCGGTGATCGGCCACGAGCGGTTGCTGCTCGGCTTCCCCACGACTGGCGGCACGATGGACGGCGACGTGGTCCGCTACCGCAAGAGCAATGTCATCACCCGCCGGGTCGCGGTGCCGATCGGCGAGCCCGACGGCCGTACCACCCCGCGACTGGAACGGATCGTGGAGATGTTCCGTACCGCCGGGTTCAACGCCAAGGCCGAGCCGCAGATGGATGCCTGGCTCAGGACGCACGCCGCGTTTGAGGTCCCACTCGGGCAGGCGGTGCACGCGGCGGGCGGCCCGGTAGTGCTGGCCGACGACCCGGACGCGGTCCGCGGCATGCTCCACCTCATGCGGCAGAACCTCGCCGCGATGGAGACGCCGCCGGTGCCTCGCGCGTTCGCCGCGTTGCGGGCTCTGCCGCAAGGCCTCCTCGTGGCCGTGTTCCGGCGCTTCTTGAAGAGCCCGACGGCCGTGCACAGCGGACTCGACGCCCCCTCGCCTGCCGCGGCGGCCGAACTCAGGCGGCTGGCCGAACAGCTCCGCGCCCCTGCGGGAGGCCGCTAA
- a CDS encoding TetR/AcrR family transcriptional regulator, translated as MATPETRTQILDAAEHLFAEHGYRGTSVRAITKLAGTNLAAVGYHFGSKAELMAAVARRVIEPINAAQCAGLDKLFTRTPDPPVSELVEAFAGPLFDEMPAGDEGGARTSRLIVTILSDPAEEARSWTGPAEDSVRERYLAAFARVLPGLSPEELWFRMRGILAVTAVDRLEVHQQPSLGCVSPVAGEAARRWAITFLTAAMSAPPTRT; from the coding sequence GTGGCGACCCCAGAAACCCGCACCCAGATCCTCGACGCGGCCGAGCACCTCTTCGCTGAGCACGGATACCGCGGCACCTCGGTCCGCGCGATCACCAAACTCGCCGGAACGAACCTGGCCGCCGTCGGCTACCACTTCGGCTCGAAGGCAGAGCTGATGGCCGCAGTCGCCCGCCGCGTGATCGAGCCCATCAACGCTGCCCAGTGCGCCGGGCTCGACAAACTGTTCACCCGGACCCCCGACCCACCGGTCAGCGAACTGGTGGAGGCATTCGCGGGGCCGCTGTTCGACGAGATGCCGGCCGGCGACGAGGGCGGCGCCCGGACGTCCCGGCTGATCGTGACGATCCTCAGCGACCCGGCCGAGGAGGCACGCAGCTGGACCGGCCCAGCCGAGGACTCGGTTCGCGAGCGCTACCTCGCAGCCTTCGCGCGCGTACTGCCCGGCCTTTCCCCGGAGGAGCTGTGGTTCCGGATGCGGGGAATCCTTGCCGTGACGGCCGTTGACCGCCTCGAGGTCCACCAGCAGCCCTCCCTTGGCTGCGTGTCCCCGGTGGCGGGCGAAGCGGCCCGGCGATGGGCGATCACGTTCCTTACGGCAGCGATGAGTGCGCCACCGACCCGGACCTGA